In the genome of Brachionichthys hirsutus isolate HB-005 chromosome 23, CSIRO-AGI_Bhir_v1, whole genome shotgun sequence, one region contains:
- the pop7 gene encoding ribonuclease P protein subunit p20: MTEPRNPTSIPQADATSPAVEMDPVEYTLRKRLPRKLPKRRNDVYVNMKTDFRAQLARCQKLLDAGGHREICVHGLGLAINRAINIALQLQASSQGALQLAANTSTVELVDDLEPEDPDEAGGPVTRTRNNSAIHIKVFYPDPQ, encoded by the coding sequence ATGACGGAACCACGCAACCCAACGTCCATCCCTCAGGCTGACGCCACCTCTCCGGCGGTAGAGATGGATCCGGTGGAATACACCCTTCGGAAGCGCCTCCCCCGGAAGCTCCCCAAGAGGCGGAATGACGTCTACGTCAACATGAAGACGGATTTCAGGGCTCAGCTGGCACGCTGTCAGAAGCTTCTGGACGCCGGCGGGCACAGGGAGATCTGCGTCCATGGCTTGGGCCTGGCCATCAACAGGGCCATTAACATTGCCCTGCAGCTGCAGGCCAGCAgccagggggcgctgcagctGGCAGCCAACACGTCCACAGTGGAGCTCGTGGATGATCTCGAGCCTGAAGATCCCGACGAAGCCGGGGGGCCCGTGACGCGCACTCGCAACAACTCGGCCATCCATATTAAGGTTTTCTACCCTGATCCTCAGTGA
- the epoa gene encoding erythropoietin — translation MLQKRGRGLLALLLIVLEWTPPGLPSPLRPICDLRVLDHFIKEARDAVAAMKSCREGCRLSQSVTVPQTSVEPDVWERKNALEQAQEVQSGLWLFQQALNFLRTSVTNAALHSHIDNTIRNLLSINAVLRSLNIQEYTPPANAAALQGSWTVSSATDLLQVHVNFLRGKVHHLLSDAPACNQHVS, via the exons ATGTTGCAGAAAAGAGGTCGAG GACTGCTTGCCTTGCTGCTGATCGTGTTGGAGTGGACTCCACCTGGCCTGCCATCCCCACTGAGGCCCATCTGTGACCTGAGGGTCCTGGACCATTTCATCAAAGAAGCACGAGATGCAGTAGCTGCAATG aagtCATGTCGAGAAGGATGCAGACTGTCCCAGTCCGTCACCGTCCCCCAAACCTCAGTTGAGCCTGATGTCTGGGAGAGGAAAAAT GCATTGGAGCAGGCCCAGGAGGTGCAGTCTGGATTATGGCTCTTCCAACAGGCCCTCAATTTCCTAAGGACTTCAGTCACCAACGCAGCGCTGCACAGCCACATAGACAACACCATCAGAAACCTGCTCAGCATCAACGCTGTGCTGCGTAGCCTCAACATCCAG GAATATACTCCACCGGCCAATGCCGCGGCGCTGCAGGGATCGTGGACGGTGTCCTCCGCAACAGATCTGCTCCAGGTTCACGTCAACTTCCTGAGAGGCAAAGTGCACCACCTGCTGTCGGACGCGCCGGCTTGCAATCAGCACGTCAGCTGA
- the LOC137911513 gene encoding zona pellucida sperm-binding protein 3-like: protein MRLTIKRRFFEEMNIPFTPEHVRLGSFLTGRRPCEPQGPMSASEVVISAGLKECGTESSVVGDWLVYSNLLVLFPAAIPVSTGNMLRRGSAAVIPVECYYKRMQTVMGQPLTPTWQPMTSTLSVFGRLHFSLRVMGDGCSSLRSSWTYQQGEAVFLEASVDAPLHLPLLLYVDSCVATLTSDPRSLPSYKFVTKHGCLLDSVWPGSSSKFLPRVGDNRLCFSMQAFHFNRAHGEQVFISCHLKATPKGKARHHLHKACYFNRSTFSWNAVEGDAGLCECCNSDDCFSRPENVRHTPQPQADDQRETVAIAGPLHMLPHAHWTGHQSWKDFQRY from the exons ATGAGGCTGACAATAAAACGTCGGTTTTTCGAGGAGATGAATATTCCGTTCACACCGGAGCATGTTCGACTTGGGAGCTTTTTAACGGGGCGGCGGCCCTGCGAGCCGCAGGGACCGATGTCCGCCTCTGAGGTGGTCATCAGTGCAGGGCTGAAGGAATGTGGGACCGAGTCCAGC GTCGTCGGCGACTGGCTTGTGTATTCCAACCTCCTCGTACTGTTTCCTGCTGCGATTCCAGTCTCCACTGGAAATATGCTAAGAAGAGGCTCAGCGGCGGTCATACCTGTTGAGTGCTATTATAAGAG AATGCAGACCGTGATGGGGCAACCCTTAACCCCAACCTGGCAGCCCATGACGTCCACCCTGAGTGTGTTTGGCCGACTGCACTTCTCTCTGCGAGTCATGGGAG ACGGCTGCTCCTCTCTGCGTAGTTCCTGGACCTATCAGCAGGGGGAAGCGGTGTTCCTGGAAGCCAGCGTGGACgctcctctgcacctccctctTCTTCTGTACGTTGACTCCTGTGTTGCtacgctgacctctgacccacgCTCCTTGCCAAGCTACAAGTTTGTCACGAAGCATGG ATGTCTTCTGGACAGCGTATGGCCAGGATCCTCATCTAAATTCCTCCCCAGGGTGGGAGATAACCGACTATGCTTCAGCATGCAAGCCTTCCACTTTAACCGCGCCCATGGGGAACAG GTGTTCATCAGTTGCCACCTGAAGGCCACTCCAAAAGGAAAGGCACGCCACCACCTCCACAAAGCCTGCTACTTCAATAGGAGCACATTCAG CTGGAACGCCGTGGAGGGAGACGCTGGTCTGTGCGAGTGCTGCAACTCTGACGACTGTTTTAGCCGACCCGAAAACGTCCGACACACACCTCAACCACAAGCAG ATGACCAACGTGAGACAGTCGCCATCGCTGGGCCGCTTCACATGCTGCCACATGCCCATTGGACAGGCCATCAGTCATGGAAGGACTTTCAACGTTATTAG
- the ufsp1 gene encoding ufm1-specific protease 1, whose amino-acid sequence MDKTIAAAENPEIDWGGSGSDGGRITETVATLSKNVHVGLPRPIADPVKCSLVTGDCLYFHYGCDGQDDRGWGCGYRTVQTMASWLPLRDQDPDQRRPPPSLPDIQRALVAVGDKPSSFSPSREWIGTFEASVVLDFFYGVPCKLVHVRGGGGELEDVAEEELHRHFETRGSPVMMGGDRDNASKGVLGVCTGGQGSYLLVLDPHYWGGQLEKAELQRQGWVAWRKVSSLDQSSFYNLCLPQTVGKRRTRFQAEGWKLPTQ is encoded by the coding sequence atggataAAACGATTGCGGCGGCGGAGAATCCGGAAATCGACTGGGGAGGAAGCGGTTCCGACGGGGGAAGGATTACGGAGACGGTCGCGACTTTATCGAAAAACGTCCACGTCGGTCTTCCTCGTCCCATCGCCGATCCCGTGAAATGCTCTCTGGTCACCGGGGACTGTCTCTACTTCCATTACGGCTGTGACGGACAGGACGACCGCGGCTGGGGGTGCGGCTACCGCACCGTCCAGACGATGGCGTCCTGGCTCCCGCTGAGGGACCAGGACCCGGAccagcgcagacctccgccgagcctCCCGGACATCCAGCGCGCTTTGGTCGCCGTGGGCGACAAGCCGAGCTCGTTCTCGCCCTCCAGGGAGTGGATCGGAACCTTCGAGGCCTCCGTAGTTCTCGACTTCTTCTACGGCGTCCCCTGTAAGTTGGTGCACGTCAGGGGCGGGGGCGGCGAGCTGGAGGACGTCGCAGAAGAAGAGCTGCACCGGCACTTCGAGACGCGGGGCTCCCCGGTCATGATGGGAGGGGACCGGGATAATGCCTCTAAGGGGGTGTTGGGGGTGTGCACTGGGGGCCAGGGCAGCTACCTGCTGGTGCTGGACCCTCACTACTGGGGGGGCCAGCTGGAGAAGGCCGAGCTGCAGAGGCAGGGCTGGGTGGCGTGGAGGAAAGTGTCCTCTCTGGATCAGTCCTCGTTCTATAACCTGTGTCTGCCTCAAACTGTCGGGAAGCGACGGACCCGCTTCCAGGCGGAAGGTTGGAAGCTTCCGACACAGTGA